A genomic stretch from Hemicordylus capensis ecotype Gifberg chromosome 5, rHemCap1.1.pri, whole genome shotgun sequence includes:
- the HEBP1 gene encoding heme-binding protein 1: protein MFGMIRNSLFGTAEVWPCRVLSKGQKDEVAYEERTYEAGKFATVELTGKPFDEGLREAVLKLLKYVGGSNDQGAGMGMMAPVCSTVFPEEGGSLQHKVKVLLRIPSQFQASPPSPSDESIQIEQREEMTVYSMQFGGYAKEADYVNYAAKLSSALGSEAAYQKDVYFCSGYDPPMKPYGRRNEVWLLKTQESSTNS from the exons ATGTTTGGAATGATCAGAAACTCCCTTTTTGGGACGGCGGAGGTTTGGCCCTGCCGAGTCCTGAGCAAGGGGCAGAAG GATGAGGTGGCCTATGAGGAAAGGACATACGAAGCCGGAAAATTTGCTACTGTCGAGCTCACTGGGAAGCCATTTGATGAGGGCTTACGTGAAGCAGTCCTAAAGCTCCTCAAAtacgtgggaggaagcaatgatcaGG GAGCTGGGATGGGGATGATGGCTCCAGTGTGTTCCACTGTATTTCCAGAGGAAGGTGGCTCCTTGCAGCACAAGGTGAAGGTCTTACTTCGCATTCCGAGCCAGTTCCAGGCCAGTCCTCCCTCACCAAGTGATGAGAGCATCCAGATTGAACAGAGAGAAGAAATGACTGTTTATTCCAT GCAATTTGGAGGTTATGCCAAGGAAGCTGATTATGTGAATTATGCAGCCAAGCTGAGTTCTGCCTTGGGGAGCGAGGCAGCCTATCAGAAAGACGTCTATTTTTGCAGTGGTTATGATCCCCCCATGAAACCCTATGGGCGGCGCAATGAGGTTTGGCTGTTGAAAACTCAAGAGAGCAGCACCAATTCTTGA